The following coding sequences are from one Rathayibacter sp. SW19 window:
- a CDS encoding thiamine pyrophosphate-dependent dehydrogenase E1 component subunit alpha: MQLLTPDGRIQPSAAADEYLPYVERLDEELLRRFYSDMVTARRFDTEATNLQRQGQLALWPPSHGQEAAQVGSAHAARAQDHLFPSYREHIVGMIRGVDGLDIIRVMRGLTNSGWTLDDPSNGNVHPYTLVLGTQTLHATGYAMGIKFDGACGTGDPETDAAVMVYFGDGSTSEGDVSEAFVFAASYQTPQVFFLQNNHWAISVPVSTQSRTPLYLRSTGFGIPGVQVDGNDVLASFAVTVKHLDGARAGDGPTLIEAVTYRMGAHTTSDDPTKYRGADEVAYWSARDPIARYRTYLADRGADDAFFARVDEEADDLAADIRARTLALGPASQSLIFDNVYAEPHPVMDEQKAWLERYEGSFVTPESTESGEASA, translated from the coding sequence CGAATTCAGCCGAGTGCCGCAGCAGACGAATACCTGCCATACGTGGAGCGGCTCGACGAGGAACTGCTTCGCCGCTTCTACAGCGACATGGTCACGGCGCGCCGTTTCGACACGGAAGCCACCAATCTGCAACGGCAGGGTCAGCTTGCACTCTGGCCGCCAAGTCACGGGCAAGAGGCGGCGCAGGTCGGGTCCGCGCACGCCGCGAGAGCGCAGGACCATCTGTTCCCGTCGTATCGCGAGCACATCGTCGGCATGATTCGCGGCGTTGACGGGCTGGACATCATCCGCGTCATGCGAGGGCTGACGAACAGCGGATGGACGCTCGATGACCCGAGCAACGGCAATGTGCATCCGTACACCCTCGTGCTCGGCACGCAGACACTGCACGCAACCGGTTACGCGATGGGCATCAAGTTCGACGGGGCGTGCGGCACCGGCGACCCGGAGACGGATGCGGCGGTGATGGTCTACTTCGGCGACGGGTCTACGTCGGAGGGCGACGTCAGCGAGGCGTTCGTCTTCGCGGCCAGCTATCAGACGCCGCAGGTGTTCTTCCTGCAGAACAATCACTGGGCGATCTCCGTGCCGGTCTCGACGCAGTCGCGAACCCCGCTGTATCTGCGCTCGACCGGGTTCGGCATTCCCGGAGTGCAGGTCGACGGCAATGACGTGCTCGCCAGCTTCGCGGTCACCGTCAAACACCTCGACGGCGCGCGCGCCGGCGACGGACCGACCTTGATCGAGGCGGTCACGTACCGGATGGGCGCGCACACCACCAGCGACGATCCCACTAAATATCGCGGCGCCGATGAGGTTGCGTATTGGAGTGCGCGGGATCCGATCGCTCGCTACCGCACCTACCTCGCCGACCGCGGCGCCGACGACGCCTTCTTCGCCCGCGTCGACGAAGAAGCGGATGACCTCGCGGCGGATATCCGCGCGCGCACGTTGGCGCTCGGGCCGGCGAGCCAGTCGCTGATCTTCGACAATGTGTATGCGGAGCCGCATCCGGTGATGGACGAACAGAAGGCATGGCTCGAACGCTACGAGGGGTCCTTCGTCACGCCGGAATCCACGGAATCGGGAGAGGCGTCCGCATGA